A DNA window from bacterium contains the following coding sequences:
- the coaD gene encoding pantetheine-phosphate adenylyltransferase, with the protein MTKRVIYPGTFDPITLGHLDLIKRAVGIFDELIIAVASNPHKNPLFSIDERINMLKEVTKGINNIEIDSFEVLLIDYVRSKKCNIVLRGIRAISDFEYEFQMVLSNRKLAHDIETIFMMPSENYSYLSSKIIKEMASLGANLSGFVPSIVERKLKEKIAKGKN; encoded by the coding sequence ATGACTAAAAGAGTTATTTATCCTGGCACTTTTGACCCTATAACCTTAGGGCATTTAGACCTTATAAAAAGAGCTGTCGGGATATTTGACGAACTTATTATTGCAGTTGCTTCGAATCCGCATAAAAATCCTTTGTTTTCTATCGATGAAAGAATAAATATGTTAAAAGAAGTAACAAAGGGTATTAATAATATAGAAATCGATTCATTTGAGGTGCTTCTTATCGATTATGTAAGAAGTAAAAAATGTAACATCGTATTAAGAGGCATAAGGGCTATATCGGATTTCGAATATGAGTTCCAGATGGTTTTATCCAACAGAAAACTTGCTCACGATATAGAAACGATATTTATGATGCCCTCAGAAAATTATTCTTATCTTAGTTCCAAGATAATAAAGGAAATGGCTTCTTTGGGAGCTAATTTAAGCGGGTTTGTTCCGTCAATTGTCGAAAGGAAACTTAAGGAAAAAATAGCAAAAGGTAAAAACTAG
- a CDS encoding DUF559 domain-containing protein has protein sequence MSTINKIIGYWLDCIKQEDVLAKDISINVRTKATLYPFSYDPFIFNKSENEVSVTDEKIVKLIKGSKVQNKEIYYGYPLLFYFDSKKQENRVAPLFVTKISFTEDEQNIFLHKDDPVPNCGIQALNKMGLRTEEIAEINQEFEKIFKGDISDSKTLVKKCLDILLEETNFSINEEINPLKLTNTEKLSKIMGAGLYNKSLIFVGENTLFNMSLIKDLMNLKTRTDTEETALSFITNQTEHIDNTINSNNPLVLPFPLNDYQISALKSVFENKLSVITGPPGTGKSQFIMNLLINLFLNDKKVLFVSHTNEAVDVVNEKINSDFQNLLFRTGKKELRQDLTKKFNELSLDSQKKRNITTISLKRVGILWQNIIDNKKLLLKIDELEGKVNELYELKKLKSGIILFFKFKYYLWKLQRMPQKINVEKEIKRIEEDFFKLSREYVKSIYANKMLGKWGASNKAKDFLHEVETTSFHEDIGDHSFTKALEVLKIWSSTLKSLNRTFPLKAGIFDYVIFDEASQIDLPSAAPALYRAKKVVVVGDPMQLSHIAGITKDLDKGIAKTYNLQEQEELYPSKIRYYDVSLYRCAESCLSKPPVLLAKHYRSEDQIIDLCNQVFYSGKLSIASNLNYSNWPSSLPLGIKWEDCSGTVMRPPSGSRVNRDEALQVNNVFQGIIKEIKDSNLSIGIVTPYSQQQKEIYRIITQATPQDIIEKHNVKILTAHKFQGSEKDIMIFSTVLSSKGNGNNDRWYNAHPQILNVALSRAKYLLYIVGDKQFCYTRNGILGKIAETYDKIKKQEEFEEQYFSGNFDSPTELLLYQKLQKIDFESLGYKLIPKFVTKRYTLDFALAGERKLNIECDGFGNHNIIDGLPVIEDIERDEYLVKEGWEVLRFPNHQIITKIDFVIKEILEKIKK, from the coding sequence ATGAGTACGATAAATAAAATTATTGGATATTGGCTTGACTGTATTAAGCAAGAAGATGTTTTGGCAAAAGACATTTCTATAAATGTGCGAACAAAAGCAACGCTCTATCCTTTTAGTTATGACCCTTTTATTTTTAACAAATCAGAAAACGAAGTGTCAGTTACTGATGAAAAAATAGTCAAATTAATAAAAGGTTCGAAAGTTCAAAATAAGGAAATATATTACGGCTATCCTCTCTTATTTTATTTTGATAGCAAAAAACAAGAAAATCGTGTGGCTCCACTTTTTGTAACAAAAATAAGTTTTACTGAAGACGAACAAAATATTTTTCTACACAAAGATGACCCAGTCCCAAATTGTGGAATACAAGCATTAAATAAAATGGGGTTGAGAACAGAAGAAATCGCAGAAATAAATCAAGAATTTGAAAAAATATTTAAAGGAGATATTTCTGATTCAAAAACACTCGTTAAAAAATGTTTGGATATTCTTCTTGAAGAAACAAATTTTTCGATCAACGAAGAAATAAATCCTCTAAAATTAACAAACACAGAGAAACTTTCTAAAATAATGGGTGCTGGTCTGTATAATAAAAGTTTAATTTTTGTTGGCGAAAACACTCTTTTTAATATGAGTCTTATTAAGGACTTGATGAATTTAAAAACAAGAACGGATACGGAAGAAACAGCACTTTCTTTTATAACGAACCAAACTGAACATATTGATAATACTATCAATTCTAATAATCCATTAGTGTTGCCGTTTCCGTTAAATGACTATCAGATTAGCGCACTTAAAAGCGTGTTTGAAAACAAACTATCTGTAATTACTGGACCACCAGGGACTGGAAAAAGTCAATTTATAATGAATTTACTTATAAATTTATTTTTGAATGATAAAAAAGTTTTATTTGTAAGTCATACAAATGAAGCTGTTGATGTAGTTAACGAAAAAATAAATAGTGATTTTCAGAATTTACTTTTTCGTACAGGTAAAAAAGAACTTAGGCAAGATTTAACGAAAAAATTTAATGAGCTTTCTTTAGATTCTCAAAAAAAGAGAAATATAACTACAATATCACTAAAAAGAGTTGGTATTCTTTGGCAAAATATTATAGACAATAAAAAATTACTTTTGAAGATTGATGAGCTTGAAGGAAAGGTAAATGAATTATATGAATTAAAAAAACTCAAAAGTGGGATAATTTTATTTTTTAAATTTAAATACTATTTGTGGAAACTGCAAAGAATGCCTCAAAAAATAAATGTGGAAAAGGAAATTAAAAGAATAGAAGAAGATTTTTTCAAATTATCAAGAGAATATGTAAAATCTATCTACGCAAACAAAATGCTTGGCAAATGGGGAGCGTCCAATAAGGCAAAAGATTTTTTACACGAAGTTGAAACTACAAGCTTCCACGAAGACATAGGCGATCATTCTTTTACTAAAGCTCTTGAGGTGTTGAAAATTTGGTCATCAACACTCAAATCTCTTAATAGAACTTTTCCCCTAAAAGCTGGTATTTTCGATTATGTAATTTTTGACGAAGCATCACAAATAGATTTACCCTCCGCCGCTCCCGCTCTTTATAGAGCAAAAAAAGTAGTTGTAGTAGGAGACCCTATGCAACTTTCACATATCGCTGGAATTACTAAAGATTTAGACAAGGGAATCGCGAAGACATATAATCTGCAAGAACAAGAAGAATTATATCCATCAAAAATAAGATACTATGATGTTTCGCTTTATCGCTGTGCAGAATCCTGTTTAAGCAAACCGCCTGTTTTGCTTGCTAAACATTATCGGTCAGAAGATCAAATAATTGATTTATGTAATCAGGTATTTTACAGTGGAAAATTAAGTATTGCTTCAAATCTTAACTATTCAAATTGGCCAAGCAGTTTGCCTCTAGGGATTAAGTGGGAAGATTGTAGTGGGACAGTAATGAGGCCTCCAAGCGGTAGTAGGGTGAATAGAGATGAAGCATTACAAGTAAATAATGTTTTTCAAGGGATTATAAAAGAAATTAAAGATTCAAATTTATCAATAGGAATCGTAACTCCATACTCACAGCAACAAAAAGAAATATATCGCATAATTACACAAGCAACCCCGCAAGATATTATTGAAAAACATAATGTCAAAATACTTACAGCTCACAAGTTTCAAGGTTCTGAAAAAGATATTATGATTTTTTCTACAGTTCTTTCTTCCAAGGGAAACGGGAACAATGATCGTTGGTATAACGCTCATCCCCAAATACTCAATGTGGCGTTGTCACGAGCAAAATATCTTTTATATATTGTTGGAGATAAACAATTTTGCTATACGAGAAATGGAATCTTAGGGAAGATTGCAGAAACTTATGATAAAATTAAAAAACAGGAAGAATTTGAAGAACAATATTTTTCTGGCAATTTTGATTCACCAACAGAACTTTTACTCTATCAAAAATTGCAAAAAATTGATTTTGAATCACTCGGTTATAAACTCATCCCAAAATTTGTTACGAAAAGATATACTTTAGATTTTGCCTTGGCGGGAGAAAGAAAATTAAATATTGAATGCGATGGTTTTGGGAATCATAATATAATTGACGGATTACCAGTAATTGAGGACATCGAGAGAGATGAGTATCTTGTAAAAGAAGGGTGGGAAGTATTAAGATTTCCAAATCATCAAATAATCACAAAAATAGATTTTGTGATTAAAGAAATTTTGGAAAAGATTAAAAAATAG
- a CDS encoding GuaB3 family IMP dehydrogenase-related protein, whose protein sequence is MSNFIGVNKKARQGYGFDEIALSPGSITINPEEVDTNWQIGDFKFDVPVIAAAMDGVVDTKFAIAMGKLGGIAILNLEGVQTKYENPDKVIEKIVKSSGTEATRLVQRIYEEPIKEKLVAKRIKEIKKANVPAVVSCIPQKAPTLGKIAQDAGADIFVVQSTVLTAKHISTKYKPVDLQKFCSQMKIPVMLGNCVTYEVGLSLMQAGASAVLVGIGPGAACTTRGVLGIGVPQVTAMCDVAAARDFYYKKTKKYIPVIADGGMRTGGDLCKAIACGADAAIIGSILARAKESPGKGHHWGMATPHPNLPRGTRIYVGTTGPLEEIIFGPARTDDGSQNLVGALQTSMGNLGAKNIKEMHKVEIIIAPSIQTEGKLFQRVQRVGMGK, encoded by the coding sequence ATGAGTAATTTTATTGGTGTTAATAAAAAGGCAAGACAAGGCTATGGCTTTGACGAGATTGCTTTGTCTCCCGGCTCTATTACTATAAACCCCGAAGAAGTAGATACTAATTGGCAGATTGGAGATTTTAAATTTGATGTTCCTGTTATAGCAGCCGCAATGGACGGAGTAGTTGACACGAAATTTGCCATAGCAATGGGTAAATTGGGCGGTATTGCAATCCTTAATCTTGAAGGTGTGCAGACCAAATATGAAAACCCCGATAAAGTTATTGAGAAGATTGTTAAAAGTAGCGGGACGGAAGCCACGCGTTTGGTCCAGCGTATATACGAAGAGCCGATAAAAGAGAAGTTAGTGGCAAAAAGAATAAAAGAAATAAAGAAGGCAAATGTTCCGGCTGTTGTCTCCTGTATTCCTCAAAAAGCTCCCACTTTGGGCAAAATTGCCCAAGATGCCGGTGCGGATATATTTGTTGTTCAATCTACCGTACTCACCGCAAAACATATTTCTACAAAGTATAAGCCCGTTGATTTGCAGAAATTCTGTAGCCAGATGAAAATACCTGTGATGCTTGGGAATTGTGTTACTTATGAGGTTGGATTATCACTTATGCAGGCAGGAGCTTCTGCGGTGTTGGTGGGTATTGGACCGGGCGCGGCATGCACTACAAGAGGTGTGTTGGGGATAGGCGTTCCACAGGTGACCGCCATGTGCGATGTTGCTGCAGCAAGAGATTTTTATTATAAAAAAACAAAAAAATATATTCCGGTTATTGCTGATGGAGGCATGAGAACCGGCGGAGACCTTTGCAAAGCCATTGCTTGCGGAGCCGATGCGGCTATTATAGGTTCGATACTTGCAAGAGCTAAAGAATCGCCAGGAAAAGGTCACCACTGGGGAATGGCAACTCCTCATCCTAATCTACCTCGTGGAACCCGCATATATGTAGGAACTACAGGACCTTTAGAAGAGATTATCTTTGGTCCTGCCCGCACTGATGATGGTTCGCAGAATCTTGTTGGCGCGCTTCAAACATCTATGGGCAATTTAGGAGCAAAAAACATAAAAGAAATGCACAAGGTGGAAATAATAATTGCTCCGTCTATTCAGACAGAAGGGAAACTTTTCCAGCGTGTCCAAAGAGTTGGAATGGGGAAATAA
- a CDS encoding Bro-N domain-containing protein translates to MGTTKIALFKGKKVRKTLYKNEWWFVVNDVVEALTDTPNVTDYIKKFRIRNEELNKGWGQIVTPLSVPTAGGPQMLNCANTEGIFRIIQSIPSPKAEPFKRWLAKVGYERVQEIEDPELATKRTKMLYKLKGYSESWIEKRMRGIAIREELTDEWQKRGVKEQKEYEILTAEISKAAFGVTPSEYKKLKGLKRQNLRDHMDDLELIFNMLGERVTTEISQQEKPDTFVKNKKVAKRGGGVAGNARKQTEKEIGRSVVSPKNYLQTPESRKQLKAKKFTPLDKKK, encoded by the coding sequence ATGGGAACAACAAAAATCGCTTTATTTAAAGGTAAAAAAGTTAGGAAGACCCTGTATAAAAATGAGTGGTGGTTTGTGGTAAATGATGTAGTGGAGGCGCTTACTGATACGCCGAATGTTACGGACTATATTAAGAAATTTCGGATTAGAAACGAAGAGCTCAACAAAGGGTGGGGACAAATTGTCACCCCCCTTTCCGTCCCGACCGCTGGCGGCCCGCAGATGTTAAATTGCGCCAACACTGAAGGCATTTTTCGCATAATTCAATCCATTCCGTCCCCTAAAGCCGAGCCTTTTAAACGTTGGCTGGCAAAAGTAGGCTATGAGCGAGTGCAAGAAATTGAAGATCCAGAGTTGGCAACCAAAAGAACCAAGATGCTCTATAAACTTAAGGGGTATTCTGAAAGCTGGATAGAAAAGCGAATGCGCGGTATTGCTATCCGCGAAGAACTTACAGATGAATGGCAAAAGCGCGGTGTAAAAGAGCAAAAAGAATACGAAATTTTGACCGCCGAAATTTCTAAAGCCGCTTTTGGTGTGACACCGAGTGAATATAAAAAACTAAAAGGACTGAAACGGCAAAATTTGCGCGACCATATGGATGACTTGGAATTGATTTTCAATATGCTTGGCGAGCGAGTGACAACCGAAATTTCTCAACAAGAAAAGCCGGATACCTTTGTAAAAAATAAAAAGGTGGCAAAAAGAGGCGGAGGCGTTGCCGGAAATGCCCGAAAACAAACAGAAAAAGAGATCGGTAGGAGCGTGGTTTCCCCAAAAAATTACCTGCAAACGCCGGAAAGCCGGAAACAGCTCAAGGCAAAGAAGTTCACCCCGTTAGATAAAAAAAAATAG
- a CDS encoding ATP-binding protein, producing MNNSSELFKIPPKFLASIEECEKQITQTLRRYLTNFPHFTDHSIDHSKRVLKNTTSLLGENINCLNDEEKYILIMSCYLHDVGMIPSERDKKKIEKNDDYKIYKQEEQGKNLADYIRHIHHELSFKFIIGNWKEIGIIKNYAEIIALVCKGHRIENLLDYDLFDPKIKVKTDYICIPFLAGLLRLADTLDITNDRVPDMLFNKYVPLGKISKKEWLKHRANYKLEFENGTIIIKSECERRDLYDTLLLQYENIKKELKYFRKIISRLPGIKLKVDYYNVEHDIKVFGFTPKNIGFTFDLNKIISIFAGKRLYPSSDIAIREALQNSIDTCRLKKKIDTSFSPHILVSLNRNNLTIEDNGMGMDELIVENYFANLGHSFYSQTSISSKYEAISEFGIGVLAYFLLCECFEVETKMEDKKSLKFRVTQESNRNFSFYKTNRKKTGTKITFFLKEPLSLDALKAKIDNYIRFVEIPITLIEDSTRISCEAQKLELSIKGELSDKIKVVEEDVINKLVLLEEKINTDSYSGICALIVAKEKGKILVPLSLFSFLRNPRDLSVSICHKGIFVHDFFPNRNFFGKININKKQKLNLNRNGILNADYIREIISDFQYTIFSKLFANWHALSKRRRVELTKQFIESYMPLVIGCTKNVQNLLIKNFVVTIYKNSKKYHIFLNNLLEKNACFILCQGLFEKQWISGGSYEAKKLINSRLPIFPVKYSSIGEEQEFYLDLLLNFKTKIKCETEVAYYVIYPGRTRNRKRFPYSHSIELLQFEGSYIGAYPGIKIKVAFNINHPLIQFFVNKEASIISNKKINSLVEDFFEELRDFVYYENERDADRMKKEFKGLMKVLAKVNADMKSNLKLSKKDFPLWVQKKL from the coding sequence ATGAATAATTCTTCAGAGTTGTTTAAAATACCACCAAAATTCCTTGCGAGTATTGAAGAATGCGAAAAACAAATAACACAAACATTAAGACGATATCTGACTAATTTCCCACATTTTACAGACCATTCTATAGACCATTCTAAAAGAGTTTTAAAAAATACTACTAGTCTCTTAGGGGAAAATATCAATTGCTTAAATGATGAGGAAAAATACATTTTGATAATGTCATGTTATTTACACGATGTGGGGATGATTCCATCCGAACGCGATAAGAAAAAAATAGAAAAAAACGACGACTATAAAATATATAAGCAAGAGGAGCAAGGTAAAAATTTAGCCGATTATATTAGACACATACATCATGAGCTAAGCTTTAAGTTTATTATTGGGAACTGGAAAGAAATAGGCATCATTAAAAATTATGCAGAAATTATAGCATTAGTTTGCAAAGGGCACAGAATCGAAAACTTATTAGATTATGATTTATTTGACCCAAAAATCAAAGTTAAAACTGATTATATTTGCATACCATTCCTTGCAGGACTATTACGTCTGGCAGATACATTAGATATAACTAATGACAGGGTTCCCGATATGTTATTCAACAAATACGTGCCTTTGGGCAAAATTAGTAAAAAAGAATGGCTAAAGCATCGCGCAAATTACAAGCTTGAGTTTGAAAACGGCACGATCATTATTAAATCTGAGTGTGAACGTAGAGATTTATATGATACTTTGTTACTTCAATACGAAAATATTAAAAAGGAACTAAAATATTTTCGGAAGATTATATCGCGTTTACCTGGGATAAAATTAAAAGTGGATTATTACAATGTCGAACACGATATCAAGGTCTTCGGGTTTACTCCCAAGAATATAGGATTTACTTTTGACCTAAATAAGATTATTAGTATATTTGCTGGAAAGAGACTTTATCCCTCAAGTGACATTGCTATTCGCGAAGCTTTGCAAAATTCTATTGATACTTGTAGATTAAAAAAGAAAATAGACACCTCTTTTTCCCCACATATATTAGTATCCTTAAATAGAAATAATTTAACTATAGAAGATAATGGCATGGGAATGGATGAGCTGATAGTTGAAAATTATTTTGCAAACCTAGGACATAGTTTTTATAGTCAAACATCTATTTCCTCAAAATACGAGGCTATAAGCGAATTTGGTATTGGTGTACTAGCATATTTTTTATTGTGCGAATGCTTTGAAGTAGAAACTAAAATGGAAGACAAGAAATCTTTGAAATTTAGGGTTACACAAGAATCAAATAGGAACTTCTCTTTTTATAAAACAAATCGAAAAAAAACGGGAACAAAAATAACATTCTTCTTAAAAGAACCCCTATCTCTCGACGCCTTAAAGGCAAAAATAGATAATTATATAAGGTTTGTTGAGATACCAATTACACTTATAGAAGATTCTACTCGAATAAGTTGTGAAGCTCAAAAATTGGAACTTAGTATCAAGGGCGAACTGAGTGACAAGATCAAAGTTGTAGAGGAAGATGTAATCAATAAGTTAGTACTATTAGAAGAAAAAATTAACACAGATAGTTATTCTGGTATATGCGCTTTGATAGTTGCCAAGGAGAAGGGCAAAATACTAGTTCCGCTAAGCTTATTTTCTTTTCTAAGAAATCCAAGAGATCTGTCAGTAAGTATATGCCACAAAGGTATTTTTGTGCACGATTTTTTCCCCAATCGAAATTTCTTTGGAAAAATAAATATAAACAAAAAACAGAAATTGAATTTAAACCGAAACGGCATTTTGAATGCTGATTACATACGTGAAATTATTTCAGATTTTCAATATACAATATTCAGTAAATTGTTTGCAAATTGGCATGCTTTAAGCAAAAGAAGAAGAGTAGAGCTAACAAAGCAGTTTATCGAGTCATATATGCCATTAGTTATAGGCTGTACTAAAAATGTACAGAACCTACTTATTAAAAATTTCGTTGTTACAATTTATAAAAACAGCAAAAAATATCATATCTTTCTAAATAACTTATTAGAAAAAAATGCTTGTTTTATTTTATGCCAGGGATTATTTGAGAAACAATGGATATCCGGTGGAAGCTATGAGGCAAAGAAATTGATAAATTCTAGGTTGCCTATTTTCCCAGTAAAATATTCTAGTATAGGAGAAGAACAAGAGTTTTATCTTGATTTATTACTTAATTTTAAAACAAAAATAAAGTGTGAAACCGAGGTGGCATACTATGTTATTTACCCAGGACGAACTAGAAATCGTAAACGATTCCCATATTCGCATAGTATCGAATTGTTACAATTTGAAGGTTCTTATATTGGTGCATATCCAGGTATCAAGATAAAAGTAGCGTTTAATATTAACCATCCTTTAATACAATTTTTTGTAAATAAAGAAGCTAGTATTATAAGTAACAAAAAGATAAATAGCTTAGTGGAAGATTTTTTTGAGGAACTACGCGATTTTGTATATTATGAGAACGAACGAGATGCTGATAGAATGAAAAAGGAATTTAAAGGATTAATGAAAGTTCTAGCCAAGGTCAATGCAGATATGAAAAGCAATCTTAAATTAAGCAAGAAAGATTTCCCGTTATGGGTACAAAAGAAATTGTGA
- a CDS encoding DUF167 domain-containing protein — translation MLIKVKVTTNSKKEEVIQKSEDSFQVKVRAKPIQGQANKAVTEALASFLKLPENKVRLVRGFKTPKKLL, via the coding sequence ATGCTCATCAAAGTAAAAGTCACCACAAATTCAAAGAAAGAAGAAGTCATTCAAAAATCCGAAGATAGTTTCCAAGTTAAAGTAAGAGCAAAACCGATACAAGGCCAAGCAAATAAAGCTGTAACTGAAGCGCTTGCTTCGTTTTTAAAACTCCCCGAAAATAAAGTCCGATTGGTGAGAGGTTTTAAAACGCCAAAGAAATTATTATAG
- a CDS encoding DUF167 domain-containing protein, translating to MLIKVKVTTNSKKEEVIQKSEDSFQVKVRAKPIQGQANKAVTEALASFLKLPIKKIRLVRGSKTPNKLFEIK from the coding sequence ATGCTCATTAAAGTAAAAGTCACCACAAACTCAAAGAAAGAAGAAGTTATTCAAAAATCCGAAGATAGTTTCCAAGTCAAGGTAAGAGCAAAACCGATACAAGGCCAAGCAAATAAAGCTGTAACTGAAGCGCTTGCTTCGTTTTTAAAACTCCCAATAAAAAAAATACGATTGGTGAGAGGTTCTAAAACGCCAAATAAATTATTCGAGATAAAATGA
- a CDS encoding ribulose-phosphate 3-epimerase, translating to MERKIIFATSILSSDFSKLKEEIKKCEDAGADRIHLDVMDGHFVPNLTFGPVVVESIKKVTSLPLDVHLMIEKPSKYINDFINAGASLIAFHVEEYPGKNSPVPKDGVYPRTTVDMDEDKLRETIRMIKTKGVKVSLALNPPTPFFAENLADELNEVLVMTVNPGFGGQALITSAIDKIRNIRSIFSKDIKVDGGVNEDTISKTTDAGANVLVVGSYFFRSKNPKEALQKLKNLI from the coding sequence ATGGAAAGAAAAATAATTTTTGCAACGTCTATTTTGTCTTCTGATTTTTCCAAATTAAAGGAAGAAATCAAAAAATGCGAAGACGCCGGAGCCGATAGAATACATTTAGATGTGATGGACGGGCATTTCGTTCCCAATCTTACATTTGGCCCTGTAGTTGTGGAATCAATAAAAAAGGTAACATCTCTACCGCTAGATGTTCATTTGATGATTGAAAAACCGTCTAAATATATAAACGATTTTATAAATGCTGGAGCTAGCTTGATTGCTTTTCATGTGGAAGAATATCCGGGCAAAAACTCGCCTGTGCCCAAGGATGGCGTTTACCCTCGCACAACCGTAGACATGGACGAAGATAAACTTCGAGAAACTATTCGCATGATAAAAACAAAAGGAGTAAAAGTTTCTCTTGCTCTAAATCCGCCGACGCCCTTTTTTGCCGAAAATCTTGCAGATGAATTAAACGAAGTTCTTGTAATGACCGTAAATCCGGGCTTTGGAGGTCAAGCTCTAATTACTTCCGCTATTGATAAGATAAGAAATATAAGAAGTATCTTTTCCAAAGATATAAAAGTTGATGGCGGTGTGAATGAGGATACAATTAGTAAAACAACAGATGCTGGAGCAAATGTATTAGTGGTGGGAAGTTACTTTTTTCGCTCAAAAAACCCTAAAGAAGCTCTGCAGAAACTGAAGAATCTCATCTGA
- a CDS encoding type II secretion system protein, with protein MDRKHGFTLIELLVVVAIMGILAGILMPALSRAREGARRVTCINNLKQFGLALNEYANDNFETLPPTYGPQEANNMIRDTTHSEIGLGYLMEKYLGSNFGLFVCPSSSYSNDAKEIQSLWGNPSLQDINSAYIYRARSGGLPNFTGSIDGNKALVMDYNLSGATPPLLNHEGKYVHIVFFDGHAKGFSNTDRLLTISTIPPQDKDYVFSEADKLSGQ; from the coding sequence ATGGATAGAAAACACGGCTTCACATTAATCGAGCTTTTGGTTGTTGTTGCAATCATGGGAATTCTCGCAGGTATTTTAATGCCTGCTTTAAGCAGAGCAAGAGAAGGAGCGAGAAGGGTAACTTGTATTAATAATTTGAAGCAGTTCGGACTTGCTTTAAATGAATACGCAAATGATAATTTTGAGACTCTTCCCCCAACTTATGGTCCACAAGAAGCCAACAATATGATAAGAGACACTACACATTCAGAAATAGGGTTGGGATATTTAATGGAAAAATATCTCGGCAGTAATTTCGGACTTTTTGTATGCCCGTCAAGCAGTTACTCAAACGATGCTAAAGAGATTCAGTCCCTATGGGGAAATCCTTCTTTACAGGATATAAATAGCGCTTATATTTACAGGGCAAGATCGGGAGGACTACCAAATTTTACAGGAAGTATAGATGGCAATAAAGCTTTAGTTATGGACTATAACTTATCGGGAGCAACTCCTCCATTATTAAATCATGAAGGCAAGTATGTTCATATCGTTTTTTTTGACGGACATGCCAAAGGTTTTTCTAATACAGACAGACTTTTAACTATATCTACCATACCCCCGCAAGACAAAGACTATGTTTTCTCGGAAGCGGATAAACTATCCGGACAATAA
- the dtd gene encoding D-tyrosyl-tRNA(Tyr) deacylase, producing MKTVIQRVKSAKVEVNNKEVAKIKGGLLLLLGIGAKDTLQDIDKLVDKVLNLRIFEDTAGKMNLSLKDIKEDLLVVPQFTLYANTNSGRRPSFEKAKNPKEAKALFEEFLGKLKRQGFSPQTGIFGEHMVVSLENDGPVTIILESECDK from the coding sequence ATGAAAACTGTAATCCAAAGAGTCAAAAGCGCAAAAGTAGAAGTTAACAATAAAGAAGTCGCGAAGATAAAAGGCGGGCTTTTGCTTTTATTAGGAATAGGAGCGAAGGATACCTTGCAAGATATAGATAAATTGGTAGATAAGGTTCTAAATTTGAGGATATTTGAAGATACTGCTGGCAAAATGAATCTCTCCCTAAAAGATATAAAGGAAGACCTTTTAGTAGTTCCACAATTTACGCTATATGCTAATACCAATAGCGGAAGACGACCTTCCTTTGAGAAAGCGAAAAATCCCAAAGAGGCAAAAGCATTATTTGAGGAGTTCTTGGGAAAATTAAAACGGCAGGGGTTTTCTCCGCAAACTGGAATATTTGGCGAGCATATGGTTGTCAGCTTAGAAAATGATGGACCTGTAACGATAATTCTTGAGAGTGAATGTGACAAGTGA